One Alkaliphilus sp. B6464 genomic window carries:
- a CDS encoding phage tail terminator family protein, whose translation MTIDKIVVAINQELEKIFSEVTIYNEAIKQGFKAPCFFVAILNTSTEKGLCKTYTDNIFFDVQYFSDLEDSNSDFMIVQNKLLRSIEYIQLEDGKVIRLNNRKVEKVNDILHYFFDVDVGLIEIEEGIKMEALEKEGVVKDE comes from the coding sequence ATGACTATTGATAAAATAGTAGTTGCTATAAATCAAGAATTAGAAAAGATTTTTTCCGAAGTTACAATTTATAACGAAGCTATTAAGCAAGGTTTTAAAGCACCTTGTTTTTTTGTTGCCATTTTAAATACAAGCACCGAAAAAGGATTATGCAAGACCTATACAGATAATATATTCTTTGATGTTCAGTATTTTAGCGATCTAGAAGATAGTAACAGTGACTTTATGATAGTACAAAATAAGTTATTAAGATCTATAGAATATATACAACTTGAAGATGGTAAGGTGATAAGACTAAACAATAGAAAAGTAGAGAAGGTCAACGATATATTACATTATTTCTTTGATGTAGATGTTGGATTAATCGAGATAGAAGAAGGTATCAAAATGGAGGCTTTAGAGAAGGAAGGAGTGGTTAAGGATGAGTAA
- a CDS encoding phage tail tube protein, translating to MSRVELKSKDAISGKEGRAYLVINGRRHLLFCAKKIKIDFEKQKAEIKTIGRRVTGHKATGFSLKGDMTILQPEDTFTEMAIDYIRTGQDMYFELLIENDDPTSEAGNKQTIVRDCNLDNATLAMLDADADSLEQEVSFTCEDIDIIKKYKKLSYGN from the coding sequence ATGAGTAGAGTTGAACTTAAATCAAAAGATGCTATATCAGGTAAAGAAGGTAGAGCCTATCTAGTTATAAATGGTAGGAGACATCTTCTTTTTTGTGCTAAAAAAATAAAGATAGACTTTGAAAAACAGAAGGCTGAAATCAAAACAATTGGAAGAAGGGTCACCGGGCATAAAGCAACAGGTTTCTCGTTAAAAGGAGATATGACTATACTTCAGCCAGAAGATACCTTTACAGAAATGGCTATTGACTACATTAGAACTGGCCAAGATATGTATTTTGAGTTACTTATAGAAAATGATGACCCAACATCAGAGGCAGGGAATAAGCAAACGATAGTTAGGGATTGTAACCTAGATAATGCTACCCTTGCCATGTTAGATGCAGATGCGGATTCGCTTGAACAGGAAGTAAGCTTTACCTGTGAAGATATAGATATTATTAAAAAATATAAAAAGTTAAGCTATGGAAATTAA
- a CDS encoding phage tail assembly chaperone: protein MSLQAFLNKDKRDRKNQIVEFVVSEDFKNSDGDIEPFKIKPIGFGQFSAIREQNSMTEIKNKQMIKKTNEGATTLALCAKCVVYPDLKNAELQDFYEVMSETELLDAMLTIEEITNLSNKIMEISGLNQDMNELKEEAKN from the coding sequence ATGAGTTTACAAGCATTTTTAAATAAAGATAAAAGAGATAGAAAGAATCAAATAGTAGAGTTTGTAGTATCAGAGGACTTTAAAAATTCAGATGGGGACATAGAACCATTTAAAATTAAACCTATTGGCTTTGGACAATTTTCAGCTATAAGAGAACAAAACTCTATGACAGAAATAAAAAATAAGCAAATGATTAAAAAGACTAATGAAGGAGCAACTACTTTGGCATTATGTGCAAAATGTGTTGTATATCCAGATTTAAAAAATGCAGAGCTTCAAGATTTTTATGAGGTTATGTCAGAAACAGAATTATTAGATGCAATGCTTACAATTGAAGAAATCACAAATCTATCAAATAAAATTATGGAGATATCAGGATTAAATCAAGATATGAATGAGTTAAAAGAAGAAGCAAAAAACTAA
- a CDS encoding phage scaffolding protein, protein MTINKFKMNLQLFAGETLEQLLGEDLYKQVTEKLGDQKIAIVSDGNWIPKDKFNALNEQLKTASNTIDDLKKSNKDNEALQTKVGEYETKVKDYEKQIQDMQFNYALEGALKGANVRNIKVIKALLDLDKVSIDGDNLIGLEEQLKGLKESDSYLFGEDILKGRDPNKDTNTIDPSMKNNPWKKETFNLTDQGKIFKENPEQARQLMSQAGVSI, encoded by the coding sequence ATGACAATCAATAAATTTAAAATGAACTTGCAATTATTCGCAGGTGAAACACTAGAGCAACTATTAGGTGAGGATCTATATAAGCAAGTTACAGAAAAGCTAGGAGATCAAAAGATAGCAATAGTGTCAGATGGTAATTGGATACCTAAAGATAAGTTCAATGCTTTAAATGAACAACTTAAAACAGCGAGTAATACTATTGATGATTTAAAAAAGAGTAACAAGGATAATGAAGCATTACAAACTAAAGTAGGAGAGTATGAGACTAAAGTAAAGGACTATGAAAAACAGATACAGGATATGCAATTTAATTATGCATTAGAAGGAGCTTTAAAGGGTGCAAATGTAAGGAATATTAAGGTTATAAAAGCTCTGTTAGATTTAGACAAGGTAAGTATTGATGGAGACAATTTAATAGGGTTAGAAGAACAATTAAAGGGTCTGAAAGAATCGGACTCTTATTTATTTGGTGAGGATATATTGAAAGGTAGAGATCCAAATAAAGATACTAATACAATTGATCCATCGATGAAGAATAATCCTTGGAAGAAAGAAACTTTTAACTTAACGGATCAAGGAAAGATATTTAAAGAAAACCCAGAACAGGCTAGACAATTAATGAGCCAAGCTGGAGTAAGTATATAA
- a CDS encoding phage head-tail connector protein yields MTQLEKLKQLLGITDDTKDFILQFTLEKTEDTIKNYCNIKEIPTELNNTVLSMAVDLYRNENLGEEESPLGSVSSISEGDTTVSYRSSANEFKDTLIKNYKEQLNRYRKLVW; encoded by the coding sequence ATGACTCAGTTAGAGAAGTTGAAACAACTATTAGGTATTACAGATGATACAAAAGACTTTATACTCCAGTTTACACTAGAAAAAACAGAAGATACTATAAAGAACTATTGCAATATAAAAGAGATTCCAACAGAGCTTAACAATACAGTTTTAAGCATGGCGGTAGATCTATATAGAAATGAGAACCTAGGAGAAGAAGAGAGTCCCCTGGGTTCTGTCTCTTCCATAAGCGAAGGAGATACTACTGTAAGCTATAGGAGTTCGGCTAATGAATTTAAAGACACATTAATAAAGAATTACAAAGAGCAACTTAATAGATATAGAAAGCTGGTATGGTAA
- a CDS encoding major capsid protein, with product MKTKFKMDLQLFASSGGTKLSDVIVPELFNPYVINRTMEKSALVQSGIITNNSEFDNLASQAAPTINMPFFEDLTGESEQIIEDADLEAAKITSNKDVAAIIRRAKMWSATDLSAALAGKDPMAAIAELVSGFWTRDMQKELIAILKGVFLAPTMKDNLLDISALEGDASKWSASAFIDAQQMLGDAKELLTAVVMHSATESALRKQNLIDVIKPSDSPAFNVYQGKRVVIDDGCPVETGGTYTTYLFGQGALALGNGNPVGFIATETDRDKKKGSGVDYLINRKTYILHPRGIRFTNASVAKTEGPSRLELANKANWQRVYEPKQIRIVAFKHKL from the coding sequence ATGAAAACAAAATTTAAAATGGATCTGCAATTATTCGCTTCAAGTGGAGGTACTAAATTATCAGATGTTATCGTACCAGAATTATTTAATCCTTATGTAATCAATAGAACAATGGAGAAAAGTGCTTTAGTACAAAGTGGCATAATAACAAACAATTCAGAGTTTGACAATCTAGCTTCTCAAGCAGCTCCAACTATTAACATGCCGTTCTTCGAGGATTTAACAGGAGAGTCAGAACAAATAATCGAAGATGCAGATTTAGAAGCAGCTAAGATTACAAGTAATAAAGATGTGGCAGCTATTATAAGACGTGCAAAAATGTGGAGTGCTACGGACTTATCTGCTGCACTTGCAGGTAAGGACCCAATGGCAGCTATAGCAGAATTAGTAAGTGGATTTTGGACTAGAGATATGCAGAAAGAATTAATTGCAATTCTTAAAGGTGTGTTTTTAGCTCCAACAATGAAGGATAATCTTCTAGACATATCTGCATTAGAAGGTGATGCTTCCAAATGGTCAGCTAGTGCCTTTATAGACGCACAACAAATGCTAGGAGATGCAAAAGAACTTTTAACGGCAGTTGTTATGCATAGTGCTACAGAATCAGCTTTAAGAAAGCAAAACTTAATAGATGTAATAAAGCCAAGTGATAGTCCCGCATTTAACGTTTATCAAGGTAAAAGAGTAGTAATTGATGATGGTTGTCCTGTGGAGACTGGCGGAACTTACACAACTTACCTATTTGGTCAAGGAGCTTTAGCATTAGGAAATGGCAATCCAGTAGGATTTATAGCTACCGAAACCGATAGAGACAAGAAAAAAGGTTCTGGAGTTGATTATTTAATCAATAGAAAGACTTATATTTTACATCCTAGAGGGATTAGATTTACCAATGCAAGTGTAGCTAAAACAGAAGGGCCATCTAGATTAGAGTTAGCAAATAAAGCCAACTGGCAAAGAGTATATGAGCCAAAACAAATAAGAATAGTAGCATTTAAGCATAAGCTATAA
- a CDS encoding phage tail sheath subtilisin-like domain-containing protein translates to MGARWESQNKGRPGVYSRNTSEDMDLSQVSDRGVCALPLKLNWGEKGFIQIVNGENLLKKIGYSITDQEVFPIKEAFKNARIIYLYNVAEQGKKSKATEGELIAEAKYEGIRGNDITVVIEKNLDDSYQVIITLGTIEVEKQNITTIKEFKSDFITLSGTLQEVAGLKLTGGETGTVTNESYIQFLEAVEREVGNINAIGYPGTEEPIKELFVSFINRIRDEVGYKIQCVLSEYPEADHEAIYSVKNGVVMGASKLTSAECVPYVLGAVAGARINESLTYHKYKMGATNVTGELQNEDIKKALLKGEVVFTMSRDGNVVIEQDVTTLKSLSKERPKALRKGRPSRALDNFDGDIDKTFYTYYIGKEDNDEAGRAILKNEIYKLAKKYEELGAFQNTTLEDFEIFEGDDIDSVFIRYAVQPVDSVDKIYIERVIK, encoded by the coding sequence ATGGGTGCTAGGTGGGAAAGTCAAAATAAAGGAAGACCAGGTGTGTATAGCAGAAATACATCAGAGGATATGGATCTATCTCAAGTATCCGATCGAGGCGTATGTGCTTTACCCCTTAAGTTAAATTGGGGAGAAAAAGGATTTATTCAGATAGTAAATGGGGAAAACCTACTAAAAAAGATTGGGTATTCAATTACTGACCAAGAAGTATTCCCTATCAAAGAAGCCTTTAAAAATGCTAGAATTATTTACTTATACAATGTAGCGGAGCAAGGAAAGAAATCAAAGGCTACAGAAGGGGAACTTATAGCAGAGGCCAAATATGAAGGAATTAGAGGGAATGATATCACAGTTGTCATTGAAAAGAACTTAGATGATAGTTATCAAGTGATTATAACCCTTGGAACCATAGAGGTAGAGAAACAGAACATTACCACTATAAAAGAATTCAAAAGTGATTTTATTACCCTTTCAGGAACCTTGCAGGAAGTGGCCGGATTAAAATTAACAGGTGGGGAAACAGGAACAGTTACCAATGAAAGCTATATTCAGTTTCTTGAAGCTGTAGAAAGAGAAGTAGGTAATATCAATGCCATTGGTTATCCAGGAACTGAAGAACCTATTAAAGAACTCTTTGTTAGTTTTATTAATCGGATTCGAGATGAAGTCGGGTACAAAATTCAATGCGTACTATCTGAATATCCAGAAGCGGATCATGAGGCTATTTATTCCGTTAAAAATGGAGTCGTGATGGGTGCATCAAAATTGACCTCAGCTGAATGTGTACCTTATGTATTAGGGGCCGTAGCAGGAGCAAGAATTAACGAATCACTAACCTATCATAAATATAAGATGGGTGCTACCAATGTAACCGGGGAGCTACAAAATGAGGATATCAAGAAAGCGTTGCTTAAGGGTGAAGTTGTTTTTACCATGTCTAGAGATGGCAATGTAGTAATAGAACAAGATGTCACTACTTTAAAATCATTATCGAAAGAAAGACCAAAGGCATTAAGAAAAGGAAGGCCATCCAGAGCACTAGATAACTTTGACGGAGACATAGATAAGACTTTTTACACTTACTATATTGGTAAAGAAGATAATGATGAGGCAGGTAGAGCTATTCTTAAAAATGAGATTTATAAACTAGCTAAAAAGTACGAAGAATTAGGAGCCTTTCAAAATACAACATTAGAAGATTTTGAAATATTTGAGGGTGATGATATAGATTCCGTGTTCATAAGATATGCTGTACAACCTGTCGATAGTGTAGACAAAATCTACATAGAAAGGGTGATTAAATAA
- a CDS encoding minor capsid protein: MKNKEYWEKRSEQIASKQFKKTDEYVTSMIKEYEKAKLSIQQDIEIFYQRFAIENKVDMSEAKKLLGGRESSEFKMTLEEFTSKAKNNTNGIWEQELNNVSYKVRVSRLEALQTQIRHQVEMVMNGQLEGMNRLLSDIYEDTYYRNIYEFQKGLGIGVNFAKLDTNTIEKAIAQKWMEGNFSSRVWDNRTKLLTELQTTLVQSLIRGDSIDKTSRLLADRMNVSRSRAATLVNTESAYITNKATMDSYKNSGVVKEYEVLATLDLSTSQICRSMDGNIFKVSEMQPGVNAPPFHPNCRTTTIAYFSDTIDENRIARDSDGNVYYVDGNMNYKEWYEKYVESDPEELLAEKKLHNKYSDTAQHSKYKLIFGDKIPSKLEDFQELKYNNIKEWENIKTKKQDTLNSLDYRDSLYGKLGNKEVREWYVHKCSDIPNVIDKSKDIKEQAMESYSLRNKYKTEARLMMKDRKEAERLNLEEAIKTFEQLVDYKVKYKKLSLDEVYKDIIGSSSTTRKSVNEKFGVN, from the coding sequence ATGAAGAATAAAGAATACTGGGAAAAACGTTCAGAGCAGATAGCTTCAAAGCAATTTAAGAAAACGGATGAATATGTAACTTCTATGATCAAAGAATATGAAAAAGCTAAATTAAGTATTCAGCAGGATATAGAAATTTTCTATCAAAGATTTGCAATTGAAAATAAAGTAGATATGTCAGAGGCTAAAAAATTACTAGGTGGCCGAGAGTCATCTGAGTTTAAAATGACTTTAGAGGAGTTCACATCTAAGGCTAAAAACAATACTAATGGCATATGGGAGCAGGAACTAAATAATGTATCGTATAAAGTTAGGGTCAGTAGGTTAGAAGCCTTACAAACCCAAATACGACATCAAGTAGAGATGGTAATGAATGGTCAGCTAGAAGGAATGAACAGACTACTATCGGATATTTACGAAGATACCTATTACAGGAACATTTATGAATTTCAAAAGGGACTAGGTATAGGAGTAAACTTTGCAAAGCTAGATACAAACACCATAGAAAAAGCCATAGCCCAAAAGTGGATGGAAGGAAATTTTAGTAGCCGAGTATGGGATAATAGAACTAAACTTCTGACGGAGTTGCAGACAACTCTTGTACAATCATTAATTCGCGGGGATAGTATAGATAAAACATCAAGGTTACTAGCAGATAGGATGAATGTATCCAGGAGTAGAGCAGCTACCCTTGTTAATACAGAAAGTGCTTATATAACTAATAAAGCTACAATGGATTCATACAAGAATAGTGGAGTAGTAAAAGAATATGAAGTATTAGCTACATTAGACCTTAGTACTAGCCAGATATGTAGATCCATGGATGGGAATATATTTAAAGTATCAGAAATGCAACCTGGAGTAAATGCTCCACCATTCCATCCGAACTGTAGAACCACAACTATAGCCTATTTTTCAGATACTATAGATGAAAATAGAATTGCGAGAGATAGTGATGGTAACGTTTATTATGTAGATGGAAATATGAATTACAAAGAATGGTATGAGAAATATGTTGAAAGTGATCCAGAAGAATTATTAGCAGAGAAGAAACTACATAATAAGTATAGTGATACGGCACAGCACAGTAAATATAAATTAATATTTGGTGATAAAATACCTTCTAAACTTGAGGACTTCCAAGAACTAAAGTATAATAATATTAAAGAATGGGAAAATATTAAGACTAAGAAACAAGATACGTTAAATTCTTTAGATTATAGAGATTCTTTATATGGAAAATTGGGTAATAAAGAAGTAAGAGAGTGGTATGTTCATAAATGTAGCGATATACCTAATGTAATAGATAAGTCTAAGGACATTAAAGAACAGGCTATGGAATCTTATAGTTTGAGAAATAAATATAAAACAGAAGCTAGATTGATGATGAAAGATAGAAAAGAAGCTGAAAGACTAAATTTAGAAGAAGCGATTAAAACATTTGAACAGTTAGTAGATTACAAAGTTAAATATAAGAAACTTTCATTAGATGAGGTTTATAAAGATATAATTGGTAGTTCAAGCACCACTAGGAAATCAGTAAATGAGAAATTTGGAGTAAACTAG
- a CDS encoding phage tail tape measure protein, whose amino-acid sequence MSAVGTTLKLFDNFSQPLNGVFQSLDKMLRVMENLDTTARNMDLTSSIREARTDIGAFTTQVNEMAQGLQVAEQSSNSLFNSFKRYLGIGAAIEGGRRAFNASMTYDDATRQVMGITGDNSSDMMQQLDRYTTAFATGGLTKKDIAEGYQYTSLAGWDFDESTFAMPIMSGLKRVTGAEFGRISDLITDSMTPLQLSIDKLPEFADQMAVTQRISNTNIEQLLNAYQGGGFKGVQTGKMSMPELNALIGVFGNAGIKGTEAGTQVRNIMNGLYGTEKKTQEILEKMGIEAYKNGESRNAFDLLQEFGNKLNQYDDQSKKQIMSGMFNVYDEVGLNALMTQLDKLPEYKDQIEQSDGALNDMIATIDGGIGGEFRGFLSQFNTWLVGLGAALEPVGMLLLTIAQSDIGSTFFVLIQMVAGGIGLLASMLMIFLAQLDPLAPVIWGLIAAMGVLWLAQSAQAIQTKIQTLLAQESVLATIAKTIAEKGLLKAIFMSIPALVAKAVAEIALISPALAIITVIGAVIIVLVALAQKFDWVRVAMVKFINGVIGFVNDLLDQVSQVPVIGNLIGNFRIKELDEKTGLKFRNPLEDMFDPDKLMGELPEEPEKPELPEFPTKMDIGSVDKVKSVKEVDISDEDIKLLRDVAMKEAVVQYNSFKLESNANFGDVHQTADMDGIPKIIEEMLEEQIAISTELSYG is encoded by the coding sequence GTGAGTGCAGTAGGAACTACATTAAAACTATTCGATAACTTTTCTCAGCCTTTAAATGGTGTTTTTCAGAGCTTAGATAAAATGCTTAGGGTTATGGAAAACTTAGATACAACAGCCAGAAATATGGATTTAACTAGTTCTATTAGAGAAGCTAGAACAGATATAGGAGCCTTTACTACACAGGTTAATGAAATGGCCCAAGGTTTACAAGTAGCTGAACAAAGTAGTAACAGTTTATTTAACTCTTTCAAAAGATATCTGGGTATAGGTGCTGCTATAGAAGGTGGAAGAAGAGCTTTTAATGCATCAATGACCTATGATGATGCCACTAGACAGGTAATGGGTATAACAGGAGACAATTCTTCAGACATGATGCAGCAGTTAGACAGGTACACAACAGCTTTTGCTACGGGAGGATTAACTAAAAAGGATATTGCAGAAGGCTATCAGTATACTTCTTTGGCAGGATGGGATTTTGATGAGTCAACTTTTGCTATGCCGATTATGAGTGGCTTAAAAAGAGTTACAGGAGCAGAGTTTGGGAGAATATCAGATTTAATTACAGATTCCATGACGCCATTACAGTTAAGTATAGATAAATTGCCCGAATTTGCAGATCAAATGGCAGTAACTCAAAGGATTTCTAATACTAATATTGAACAGCTTTTAAATGCTTATCAAGGTGGAGGATTTAAAGGCGTTCAAACTGGTAAAATGTCTATGCCAGAGTTAAATGCCCTTATAGGGGTGTTTGGAAATGCTGGTATAAAAGGAACAGAAGCAGGAACACAGGTCAGAAATATTATGAATGGATTATATGGAACGGAGAAAAAGACACAAGAAATACTAGAAAAAATGGGCATAGAAGCTTATAAAAATGGTGAGTCAAGAAATGCTTTTGATTTATTACAGGAATTTGGAAATAAATTAAATCAATATGACGATCAAAGTAAAAAGCAAATTATGTCAGGAATGTTTAATGTTTACGACGAAGTAGGATTAAATGCATTAATGACACAACTTGATAAGCTCCCAGAGTATAAAGATCAGATAGAGCAATCTGATGGTGCTTTAAATGACATGATAGCCACAATAGATGGTGGAATAGGTGGAGAGTTCAGAGGTTTTTTATCACAATTTAATACATGGCTAGTTGGATTGGGTGCGGCATTAGAGCCTGTCGGCATGTTACTTCTTACAATAGCTCAATCTGATATAGGTAGTACTTTTTTTGTATTAATTCAAATGGTTGCTGGTGGAATAGGCCTTTTAGCTAGTATGCTTATGATATTCCTTGCTCAACTAGATCCTTTAGCGCCTGTTATATGGGGACTAATAGCAGCAATGGGAGTACTTTGGTTAGCACAAAGTGCGCAAGCCATACAAACTAAGATTCAAACACTCTTAGCTCAAGAAAGTGTACTTGCGACAATCGCTAAGACTATAGCAGAAAAAGGACTATTAAAAGCAATATTTATGTCTATTCCAGCATTAGTCGCAAAGGCTGTGGCGGAAATAGCGTTAATAAGTCCAGCTTTAGCTATTATAACTGTCATAGGTGCAGTAATAATTGTTTTAGTTGCATTAGCACAAAAATTTGATTGGGTGAGAGTTGCAATGGTAAAATTTATAAATGGCGTAATTGGCTTTGTTAATGATTTATTAGATCAAGTATCTCAAGTACCCGTTATTGGTAACTTAATTGGAAATTTTAGAATAAAGGAGCTAGATGAAAAAACTGGCCTTAAATTTAGAAATCCTTTGGAGGATATGTTTGATCCAGACAAACTTATGGGGGAATTGCCAGAAGAACCGGAAAAGCCAGAACTTCCAGAGTTTCCAACTAAAATGGATATAGGGAGTGTAGATAAAGTAAAAAGTGTAAAAGAAGTAGATATATCAGATGAAGACATTAAACTACTAAGAGATGTGGCGATGAAAGAAGCTGTTGTTCAATATAATTCATTTAAACTTGAGTCTAACGCGAATTTTGGAGACGTACACCAAACCGCAGATATGGATGGAATACCAAAAATAATTGAAGAAATGTTAGAAGAACAGATTGCTATTAGTACAGAATTGTCTTATGGGTAA
- a CDS encoding phage portal protein: MKEGDRLITYQKLLEQKLISESNINDSSIIKDLIDSHDTMKMVEGQRYYENENDILKRKQYYYKDGRKLEDDTKANHKIPHNWHKLLVDQKVSYLVGKPIVFQCDKKDKDYEERLNLILGEEWDDRLTELAKNSSNKGTEWLHIYINSEGKFKFIIIPAEEVIPIYDTSLQENLEAVLRYYLVEVNGKDRIRVEWWTRDTVTFYIEEENGVFVLDDTELKNPDSHFYYNNVGYGWGKVPFIEFPNNEERNSDLKYYKELIDNYDLNVSDLANNLSEVQEIITILKGYEDTDLSQFSENLRHYKTIKVSGEPGSGVDKLELNIPIDAKKEMLDRLEENIFLFGQGVNVKTDRFGNSPSGVALKFLYALLNMKASVMERKFRKAVKRLLWFTTEYINIIDKKDYNSTTVQVTFRRTMITNDLEDVQIAAQSKGVISDETIVANHPWVEDVSEELDRLEKQREKDLQVYPPNFKSGDVDNEE; encoded by the coding sequence ATGAAAGAAGGTGATAGATTGATAACGTATCAAAAGTTATTAGAGCAGAAGCTTATAAGCGAATCCAATATTAATGATTCTAGTATTATTAAAGATTTAATAGATAGCCATGATACCATGAAAATGGTAGAAGGGCAAAGGTACTACGAAAATGAGAATGACATATTAAAACGTAAACAGTACTACTATAAAGATGGCCGCAAACTAGAAGATGATACAAAAGCAAACCATAAGATACCTCACAACTGGCATAAGCTCCTAGTTGACCAGAAGGTATCTTATTTAGTTGGTAAGCCTATAGTGTTTCAATGCGATAAAAAGGATAAGGATTACGAGGAAAGGCTCAATTTAATATTAGGTGAAGAATGGGACGATAGACTAACAGAATTAGCAAAGAATAGTTCCAATAAGGGTACTGAATGGCTACATATATATATTAATAGTGAGGGCAAATTTAAGTTTATAATCATTCCGGCAGAAGAAGTTATACCTATCTATGATACAAGCCTACAAGAGAACCTAGAAGCGGTATTAAGGTATTATTTAGTAGAGGTTAATGGCAAAGATAGAATTAGAGTAGAATGGTGGACTAGAGACACTGTAACCTTTTACATTGAAGAAGAAAACGGAGTATTTGTGTTAGATGATACAGAACTTAAGAATCCGGATTCGCACTTCTACTACAATAATGTAGGCTATGGATGGGGCAAAGTACCTTTTATTGAGTTTCCTAATAACGAGGAAAGAAATAGTGATTTGAAATACTATAAAGAACTTATAGATAACTATGACCTTAATGTATCCGATCTAGCCAATAATCTATCAGAAGTACAAGAAATCATAACTATATTAAAAGGATATGAAGATACCGACCTATCACAATTTAGTGAGAACCTAAGACACTACAAAACTATAAAGGTTAGTGGCGAACCAGGTAGCGGAGTAGACAAGTTAGAGCTAAATATTCCTATAGATGCTAAGAAAGAAATGCTGGACCGACTAGAAGAAAATATATTCTTATTCGGTCAAGGTGTAAATGTAAAAACAGATAGATTCGGGAATAGTCCTAGCGGTGTAGCTCTTAAATTCCTTTATGCTCTATTGAATATGAAAGCTTCTGTCATGGAAAGGAAGTTTAGAAAGGCAGTTAAAAGGCTACTATGGTTTACTACTGAATATATCAATATCATAGATAAGAAAGATTATAATAGTACTACCGTACAAGTAACATTTAGAAGGACCATGATAACCAACGATTTAGAGGATGTACAAATAGCGGCTCAATCTAAAGGAGTTATATCTGATGAAACAATAGTTGCTAATCATCCATGGGTAGAAGATGTGTCGGAGGAATTAGACAGGTTAGAGAAACAGAGAGAAAAAGATCTTCAAGTATATCCACCTAACTTTAAAAGTGGTGATGTAGATAATGAAGAATAA
- a CDS encoding HK97 gp10 family phage protein produces MGKGSFDYSDFKKLADNFQRSINRKVVDKFLEEFILEMAFRAERKIKKRTPVGVYPQGSGRTGGNLRRNWKVGNVEKQGSSYVVEIYNPTEYANFVEYGHRTRDHTGWVQGRFMMTISMKEIERELPRFLENRAAKLLEEILKTE; encoded by the coding sequence ATGGGTAAAGGTAGCTTTGATTATTCGGATTTTAAGAAACTTGCAGACAACTTTCAAAGATCCATAAATAGAAAAGTAGTAGATAAGTTTCTGGAAGAATTTATTTTGGAAATGGCTTTTAGAGCAGAAAGAAAGATTAAGAAACGTACCCCTGTTGGAGTATACCCTCAAGGTTCTGGAAGAACAGGAGGTAACCTTAGACGTAACTGGAAAGTAGGGAATGTAGAAAAGCAAGGCAGCTCTTATGTAGTAGAGATATATAATCCAACAGAATATGCTAATTTTGTGGAATATGGCCATAGAACCAGAGATCATACAGGGTGGGTACAGGGAAGATTTATGATGACTATTTCAATGAAGGAAATAGAACGAGAATTACCTAGGTTTTTAGAGAATAGAGCAGCCAAATTATTAGAAGAAATTCTTAAAACAGAATAA